The sequence ACGACGATCAGGATCACAGCAGCGCACGTTTCAGACATTTTGGTCTCCGTCCTAGAGAGATAAATGGAAGCTGAGGTTTCAGACGAGTAGTTAACTGATAATTGCCTATGTTACAGTGCCCTTTACGGAATAAGCAATACAACAAGGTAAAAAAGATAGGTCCACGCGGAGCAGTGAACTCGAGCAAACGAGATCGTCAATGCCGATGTGTGgtggcaaaaagaagaaagttgTATGTATCTGGGTGGCGGTGGCCATCAATCGAGCGCCAATCGAGCTTGCTGCCATTTGATGCCGTTGATAAAGGGGAAGCCACCGCTCAGGACGAGGAAGCTGGATCTCACGCGGGATGAGTGCTGGGCGACATTAACTTGCCCGGCGTGCGAGAGCATCCGTCTAGGATGCATATGTATAGAGGGTTGtaggtatgtatgtactcgGTGTATGCGTCCCATTATGGTCAGTTGTCAATGTCCCACGGTGCTCTAGAAACACCAGGGCCCTACTTGTAGGAGAGAAATCTGGAGAAAGACAATCGAGAGATATAGTTTACACTGTCAAGatatagagaagagaagTATCATTCCCCTTCGAGCACTCATGATGTATAAAAGCACCGTTTCTCCAATTTTCCGTCCGTATACTTCCCGGATTAACCTTCGAGAAGCATCCTTATAATTCAGCAGCCCTCGAGTACGGTACATATATCACTGAGAATAATAGAACCCGAGACTTCGATGAATCAGATTTCCTCGCGAATGAAGACCAAACCAAACAAAATAGAAACCGGATCAGTAATTCACGAGGCTTAAAAACACCCACATCGGCCGCCACAAGAATGTATGGCCAATACCCAATTACCGTGATGCAGAAGGCCTCCAATTAGCAAACGCCACTCTACGTGTTTGTCTATCTGTTCTTTGGCCTAGCTGGCATCTGGCAGAATCCGGTTCTAGCCCTGGAATAAAAGCTTCGCTAGACGAAACCGGCGTGGTGCTAGCTCAAGGGTCGCCGCCTTTTTTTAATCTTGATCGAAACCTTTGATCTGACGGTCTATTCAAAGTATGTTTTGGAGTCAAAATATTGTTTATAGATACCCGTCACAATGAACTGAGCCGTGTAGAAAGTAACGTCTTCACCTCCTGCACCTGGCTGGACAGCCGTCTCAGGTTGTAAGTTGCGCTCTGCAGCGTCAGAAAGGAAGGGAACCACGCCTTGGAATCCCGAGACAGAATTATTCCAGCTAGTTGAAAGGTGTCGAAAATTGGATTGTATGGCGCCTGACAGTCTCAAGCATCGACAAATCACGAGATATAGCCCTGTATGCCGGAACCAAGCGAAAAGGTTCTCCCTCGAGGACCGGATTGGAGAACGGTTGGAAAGAAATATAGTCAGGATGCCATGCAACTTCCACAGGAATGGCACCTGGCCGGCGAGTGGCGTTGAATTGTACGCCAAACTGGAGATCTCCGGGACCAGGACCTTTCCACATAAAACAATCCTGGAGCTGGATGAGGTTGCTGAGTGCAATGTGAAGGTTTTCCTTCGAGGCCGACCAGCGGCAACAACGCTGTTGCTGTCTATAATTATGTTCGGTAAACAACACTATATCTGGCAGGCTGAGGGCGAACTCGTACATCTTGGGCCCTTCTAAACAGTGTACCGCCTCTTGGTCGACGTAATTGTCCAAGTAGCAAAGCTTTGAAAACAACAGGTCTTCGAGAGATTCTCGGAAAAGCTTCTGCATGAAGCATATCTCCTCCCTCCGCCTGTTTTGTGGAAAGGCCTTTCCAGGTACATATCCGCCCCTGTTTGCACACGCGGAAACGAATTTCCAACAAAGGAAAATGACCTCTGCTCAGCCTGACTGCTAGCGTTGGTATTTGCCTATATCCATACCAGCATACAGAATGGATATTAGTTTATGAACATGGCGGTTCCGGAAGCGCAAGAGGAGTCAGGGAACACTAACGTGCCGATGCCGAGTTGTGGAATCCGGTGCATGGGCAACAACTCTTGCCGCGGCCATATTCGCGTCCCGGCTAGGTTTAGGTAGAAGTTCCGGGTACATAGTGCTTGAGTTGATCTATCATATTGTGCAGAGGAGCTTTGGTGGATGAGCAGGTGAAAGATCGGTATGCTGGACCATTGCTTCTCCAGGGCAAGGAAGGCGCCACAGGGCGTGGAAGCCGGAAAGTAGGCACAGCCAAGGAGCGCAGTTCATATGAAAATATTGGACTTTTTGGGCAGTGCTGTTTCATCTATGTCCCTTGTATCAATCCAACAAAGTATGCATGGAGGGTCGGGTGAAAGAGAACGAGGGTTCAATACGGGTTTTGGCTGCATATTTTGATCGTGGAACGGAAAAAAGTAAGTCTGCGGCTTGCCTTTGGCTATGCAAACTTGACGCATGACGGCCCTGGAAGCAAGGTATGACCAGAAGCTGATATTGTTTCACATTCCTCTATGTTTATGTCCCCAAGAAGAGTAGCTACAAAGCTCAACCATATAAGCGACCTGCTGCATGAATGTCTGATCGGAGTCAGATGCGATAAATAGACAATTATAGCCTTTTGTTTCGATGGATCGGGTATTCGTAGGTAGGTATGTTCGAGGTGGAGATCGGCGCGAGGGTATCAGGGTTGCAACTAAGATTTTCGTTTTAAGTCCGGAAGATACTAGACGGCGTCTATCGAAGCTCTCGCTGTTACTTGCTCGTTCTTGTTTCCCAGTCTCGAGATTTGAAGAAACGCGTCGACTCCGTAACCTTCCAAGCTGTGGACCTCCAAGCTTCCAGCCCAATATTCGGCGTAAACGCGGCTCATCGGTAAACCCATGCCTAGGCGTAAGTTGGGAGGCCTCGAACTAAGGGATGCAAGAGAACTTTGATGATGAGAGTGTCTATTCGCTGGGTTTGCAGCGTCTGCCTTAATATCAGGCTGCGAAAAGTTCGAGACCTTAAGCTCCTGCATCGTTGCCGCGAGAGTTGGCACTTTGCCTAAGTTCTGAAGGCGTGTTTGTGTCCGGGGACCTTTGCAGAATGACCAGAGATACGGCAAAATATCTCGTGGGATCCCTCCTCCTTGGTCAGAGACACGAATTATGACGTGCTGGGGGGCTTCGCAGATTAGGACATCAATCGGGGGTGAATCTCCGGCGCAGTTTTTATATCTCTCGGTTACCGCTTGGATCGAATTTCGAAGTATTTCTCCAATTATGTATTCCAAATGTCCGAGGATATAAGGGAACGTTGCTCCCAGGTGTCCCTGCACCCTAATTTCAGGTATCTTTTGGCCGGGCTCAAGTGTCGGCCTCAGGAGGTCTTGTGCCAGTTTACCGCACCGTTTTACCACGTCCTTTGCATTACACTTTAAAAACACTTCTCCAACAAAATCGGCGTTCAGATCGGCTCGCGATTTCGATTCCGGAAAATGCCATGGCGAGTTAAACGTTTCAGTAAGCGCGAGATGTTGTTCGGCAATGACCCGACGAGAAATTCTCTGTGTCCAACCATGTCAGCAAAGCCTAATTTGGAGTGAATGGAACTTCGCTGATCATACCGCCCGCAGCATTGTATTCATAAAGTGGTCCATATGATTCGCCTTCACCAAATCTTGACATTCGATCACGCCCATGGCAAGGTTTGGAATTACGGTCAAATGTTCCTTGAGCGTCCTCCGGAGCATATCACAGTACCGGTCATTATCTTCCAGTGATCGGATTTCCGGAATAGTGCGAAAGCGTTCGAAAGCCTTGTAGTATAGCTCATAGACATGGGAGAGATGCGGGTTAGTGACGACGACATAAGGAAGTCTTTGCATGTCTCGAAGGCGATGTGCCAGTCTTGTGGGAAGCTCCGTGCGCACATAGTTTGCGGAACTGATTAATCGGTGTTCGGTTAAAGTGCGACCGAAGAAGGTCAATTGGCGAAGGCTGATGGGCCTGACGTCTCGTTCCACCCATCTGCGGCGATTGTCAGCGTCTGTGGGCACACACCAGGAGATGACATTGTGGGTAGACGTACTCATCAAGCGCTAAGCCTGGTCGCCAGGGTGGAGCCTTGGTCGCTTCGAGGGAATAATGGCTCACAGGCTGGTGGCATCTCATCTGGATGCTTTGCCAGCACCGACCATGTTTGCTGTGGAACATGCTGCGCTGCCATTCACGCATGTAGTTACACAGATCCCAGGCAAAAAGGCAAGACAGACTTGGAAAGGAGGACTATTGCGCATCATAGTCAAGCCAGGAGCATCCTCACAGCATCAGATTATTGTTGTGGGTGAAATGTTGTTTGCCGACAGGGCGTGAAAACTGGTTACCATGTTGTCATTCTGTGTGGTGAAACTTGCCACTCCAGCCGACGGTCTAGAATTGGGCCCCTCAGCATGATCGTCACTTTGCGGGAAGAGAATTGATGGCTGCAAGCTAACCGCGCCACCTCTTGGAATATTCGTAaacagagtacggagtagaaaatacaaagtacagagtacagaggaGTGAATGGTTTTCTTTTGAAGAGCTGTCTCTTTCCATGGATGCCCCTTGCCCTATCCGCAAGCTTGCTACAGGCTGAGAGCGGGATCTAACCGACCCCTGTCTAGCTAAATGTCCACCACAGCGACGAAAATTGCTTTTTCCAATGGACGGCTCGTAGTTCATAGGTTACTCTGTaccgagtactccgtacaggaCAGAGTCTTGATCTGCTTCCTGCTCTGCAGTTAACTGTGACTCCAACCAGCCTTATCCATATCTCAGCTGAGAGCTGTTGCAAGAGAGCCGTGGAGCGTGAGGACTGTGCCTTGCACCCTCGAAAGCTATAAGACAATACTCACATCtacctactccgtactgcgCTCGTCTCCTTTTCAATCTTACAAAGGGTGTCATGTCCGATGGTTTCCGGCAAATGGTGCATGCAAAAGAGCCCCCAGCATGCCTCCCCGCTAATTTGTAGCTGCTCTGTAGAACCAATTATCCTTTGTGCATTGAACTGCATGTAAAGCCCCTGAATGGCAGAGAGCCATGCTGGCAGGCTAGCTGGTTCTGCTGCAAAAGGCACACAAATGGCATGGGCCTTCACATGTGAACTGAACTGGAGTGAACGGCGCGATGGGTGAATGTGCAAATACGGGCTGGAGTGCGTGGTAGCAAGCTCTCCATAGCATATGCCGCTGTGCGCTTCCCCGAGCCAAGCGCGTGTGCACAAGCGGGGTCATCTGGAAGTGCAGATTACGTGAGGAAGATGACATTGAATTGGTCGGCGAGTGATTCTGCAAATTTCCAGCTTCTTTCCCTTCAACAGAGTCTTTGCCTTCATTGAAAGCCTGCCCTGCTCTATTTATCTGCCAGCTCACTCGCAGACAAAGGCAGCCCGACATCCTACTCCAGGCACTGCTGCCCACAACGATTTTCCCACTCATAGAACCCTGCACCAACCCACATCGTGCTCGCTCAGGACTCTTTGATGAGCATTTTGTACACCCTGCCCTTATCACAACTCGCGCGCTCACTCCAggatcaagcacagttctggAACACCATAGCCTTTTCCCATGGACAATGTGAGTCTTCTAGAACCCAGTTTCATGAGTTGCACAGTTTGCTCTTGCTGACCATTGCCAATCTCTTTGTTACCAACCAGCTGGAGGAGAGTGGTATGGTGGTTGATGAGTTTGACCAGTACAGTAATGACCACACCGATGATGTCGTTCTTGTTTCGCCATCAGGCTCGCCGAGTGAGCCTGAACCTGAATTCCCCCTCGCCGATGATTGTATGAACCccccccttcttcttcttcccctcctcctgctcctcctctctcttccccaAAACTCCTCTTCTGCTGAGCACCCCGACAATGACGGAATTCCGGATGATCCGCTGGGGATCATGGAGGACTCTGGCATTCGCTACTATGTCGCAGTTTGTCGCTATTCTGCGGCGTGTCTTCAGCTTAGCTGGTGGCCACACGGCTAACCGGATTGTGTCAACAGATGAATCAATGATCACAAGGGTTCTTCCCGAACTCCCCGACACGGAAACTCTTGAACAGACGCATCACACATGGCATATCCAGAACTGGACGAGGATGGAAAGGAAAGAACATGGGCCGATTTTCGAGTGTGGAGGGTCACCATGGTGCGTTGCTTGAGCTCTGTTCAGTGCGACGTGTGTACCCTGTCTAATATCGCGTAGGAGAGTCCTTTTTTTCCCGTTTGGGAATCAGGTGACGGAATATGCGTCGTTTTACCTCGAACACGGTTACGAAGAGGCGCCCCCTGAAGGCTGGTCCCGGTGTGTCCAGTTCGCCCTCGTCTTGTGGAGCAAGAATAATCCTTCCATTTACGTTTCGCACGGTATGTCCCCATACCCTCACTGATCAATCGCATGTGCTAACCTGTAAATAGTTGCTACGCACCGATTTAACGCCAGTGATGGAGATTGGGGGTTCACACGATTTTGTGAGCTTCGCAAGCTGTTCCATGGCCCGTTTGATGAGAATGGTTCTCCGTTGATAGAGAATGAGGAGGCTTGCCTTACAGTGTATATGCGAGTTGTAAAGGATCCCACAGGAGTTCTGTGGCACAGTTTCAAAGAGTTAGTTAAGAAAAAAGATCCCCCTTTCCCCTTAGCCGGTGCTAATGAGAGTATAGCTATGATTCCAAGAAGGAAACCGGCATGGTCGGCCTCAAAAATCAGGGTGCCACATGTTATTTGAACTCCCTCCTACAGTCTCTCTATTTCACCAACTCCTTCCGAAAGGTAAAGTCCACTCAAGGGATGAGCTTTGCTGGTGATAAGTTGACATAGGGAATCTTAGGCCGTTTATCAAATCCCCACTGAAGAAGATTCCAAAATCTCAAATAGCGCCTGGACTTTACAGCGATTGTTCTATTCCCTCCAGACGAGTGACAATCCGGTATCGACACAAGAGCTTACTTCTTCCTTTGGATGGGAGTCGAAACAGATTTTTGAGCAGCaagatgtgcaagaattgTGCCGAAAGCTGATGGAACGCTTGGAGGAGAAGATGAAAGGCACTCCCGTAGAAAAGGCCCTCCACGACCTTTTCGTTGGAAAGACGAAGACCTACATTTCTTGCATAAACGTTGATTATGAATCTTCACGAATAGAGGACTTTTGGGATATCCAACTTAATGTCCGAGGCAACAAGACTCTCGATGACAGTTTCAAAGATTACATCCAGGTGGAAACGCTTGAAGGGGAGAACAAGTATGATGCCGGTGACCCCTATGGATTACAGGACGCGAAGAAAGGTGTTATATTTGAAAGTTTCCCACCCGTCTTACATCTCCACCTGAAGCGATTTGAGTACGACATCCACCGTGACGCGATGATGAAGATTAATGATCGGCATGAATTCCCAGAGGAATTTGATGCTTCCCCTTACCTTTCTGAAAATGCGGATAGGTCGGAACCTTGGGTATATCAACTCTACGGTGTCCTGGTTCACACTGGGGAGTTAAATGCCGGCCATTATTACGCGTTTTTGAGACCGACGAAAGACGGCTACTTTTACCGATTTGATGACGACAGAGTTGTTAGGGCTACTATGAAACAGACCTTGGAGGAGAACTTTGGTGGAGATTGGATAACTCTCCCCAACGGCAACGCTGGAATGCGTCAAGCTCATTTTGCCCGGGGATACTCCACAAAGCGATCAATGAATGCATACATGTTGGTATATCTTCGCAAATCGCGGGTGGACGATATCCTCGTGGAAGTAATGAAAAATGACGTTCCTTGTCACATTGGTAGGAACAccatattttcctttttaacTATAAACTCTGACAATTCGAgtagaaaagaagattgctGAGGAACGGGCCGAGCTTGCGAGACGGAAAAAGGAGCGCGAGGAACAACATCTTTATATGAACGTCAGCTTAATATCAGATGAATCCTTCAAGCATCACCATAGCTTTGACCTCACGAGTCCTGACCTAGACCCTAACGATCCTGCCGCTCCGAAGGCATACCGGATTTTACGTGCTACTAAAGTTGGGGAATTTGCGAAGCAGGTCGCTGAAGAAAGGGAGGTAGCTCCGGAGCAGGTACGGCTTTGGGTTATGGTTAATCGCCAAAATAAAACCACACGCCCAGATCAACATTTAAGAGATATGGAAATGTCCATGGAGCAAGCGTTCAATGAATTTGGAACTAAAAACAACCCTTTTCGACTCTGGCTGGAGATAGGCGAACCTGGAGTCGACGGGAAAGTTTCTTGGCCGGATTCCCGAGGACCCAATGCCCatactcttattttcttGAAGTATTTTGATGTCCACGCTCAGATATTGACGGGAGTCAAGCATGTTTTTGTTAGGAAGCATGCGAAGGTGTCCGAAATCAGTGGCACAATCCTTGAACTGATGAACTGGGCACCTGGAACATCTTTCTTGTTATACGAGGTATGAGCACATCTGTGGCATCAATTTTCAAACCATGGCTAATCCTCTAAATAGGAAATCAGACATTCAATGATTGATCCGATGAAACCAAAGCACACATTTCATCAGTCTGAGATTCAGGATGGCGACATTATCTGCTTCCAGCGATCAATCCCAGAGTCAGAGTACGTAACGGTCACCCCCACATCCCCAAAATCAATTTCTTCCTGCTTTGGTATCCTGAAAATTTAACATTAAGAAATAGGCTGCCGCCCACCGTGATATACCGCAACGTTCAACAATATTATGATTTCCTCTTGAACCGTATCCTCGTCACATTTGCACCGATTGAGCCTAATCCTGAACAAACATTTACATTGACACTCAGTAAAAAGATGACATATGAACAATTCTCAACAAAGGTCGGCGAGCATTTGAAAGTTGAACCAACTCATCTACGATTTGCGCCTGTTATTATAAGCAGTGGAGCGCCAAAGCCTTTCATCAAACGAAATGTTGCACAGAATCTCGGGCAAATGCTCACAAGTCCATACCCAGGTACTGGCTATTCTCATCGCTCCGATGTGCTTTACTACGAAATCTTAGAAACCAGTCTGAGCGAGTTcgagatgaagaagaatattaaaATCACCTGGCTATCTGAAGGAATCGCTAAAGAGGTACGATACTTCGCGCGTTTGAGCCCGTCGTTTATCCTTACATACTAACATTTCACTAGCAAATACATGAAGTCCTTGTCGCCAAGAATGGCGTCGTTTCCGATGTGATTGAAAGTTTACAAAAGAAAGCGAATATTGACGATGAGACCATACGGAACGTGCGACTCTACGAAGCTTACTCAGGCAAGATTTACAAAGAGCTTTACGACACGTATAGCGTGGCTGGTATCACTGATTATGTTACCGTGTTCGCCGAGAGAATACCAGAGGACGAACTGAACATGCAAGAAGGTGAATTTAGGATTAATGCATTCAATTTTGATAAGGAGCCACAGAAGGCATATGGCTGTCCGTTCAAATTTGTGGTTAAGCCGGTATGTGTTCCTTTGTTGCTCTCTTACTATCTTACGAGCTTTTGGGCACCCGCTTATCTTTGCTGCTTAGGGGGAGAAATTCAAGGACACCAAAGAACGGTTATCAAAGCGGACGGGTATCAAGGGCAAGCAGTTTGAAAGGATTAAGTTCGCCCTCGTATCCCGCACTCCGTATTCAAAACCGTTGTACCTTGAAGATGGTAGGTTGTGAAATCTACTACAATGCAGCAAACGCTAATATATTGATTCTATAGACCATATACTTGCCGACC is a genomic window of Coccidioides posadasii str. Silveira chromosome 3, complete sequence containing:
- a CDS encoding uncharacterized protein (EggNog:ENOG410PINT~COG:T~BUSCO:5796at33183) gives rise to the protein MREWQRSMFHSKHGRCWQSIQMRCHQPVSHYSLEATKAPPWRPGLALDEWVERDVRPISLRQLTFFGRTLTEHRLISSANYVRTELPTRLAHRLRDMQRLPYVVVTNPHLSHVYELYYKAFERFRTIPEIRSLEDNDRYCDMLRRTLKEHLTVIPNLAMGVIECQDLVKANHMDHFMNTMLRARISRRVIAEQHLALTETFNSPWHFPESKSRADLNADFVGEVFLKCNAKDVVKRCGKLAQDLLRPTLEPGQKIPEIRVQGHLGATFPYILGHLEYIIGEILRNSIQAVTERYKNCAGDSPPIDVLICEAPQHVIIRVSDQGGGIPRDILPYLWSFCKGPRTQTRLQNLGKVPTLAATMQELKVSNFSQPDIKADAANPANRHSHHQSSLASLSSRPPNLRLGMGLPMSRVYAEYWAGSLEVHSLEGYGVDAFLQISRLGNKNEQVTARASIDAV
- a CDS encoding uncharacterized protein (EggNog:ENOG410PF84~COG:O~MEROPS:MER0002179) → MDNLEESGMVVDEFDQYSNDHTDDVVLVSPSGSPSEPEPEFPLADDYESMITRVLPELPDTETLEQTHHTWHIQNWTRMERKEHGPIFECGGSPWRVLFFPFGNQVTEYASFYLEHGYEEAPPEGWSRCVQFALVLWSKNNPSIYVSHVATHRFNASDGDWGFTRFCELRKLFHGPFDENGSPLIENEEACLTVYMRVVKDPTGVLWHSFKDYDSKKETGMVGLKNQGATCYLNSLLQSLYFTNSFRKAVYQIPTEEDSKISNSAWTLQRLFYSLQTSDNPVSTQELTSSFGWESKQIFEQQDVQELCRKLMERLEEKMKGTPVEKALHDLFVGKTKTYISCINVDYESSRIEDFWDIQLNVRGNKTLDDSFKDYIQVETLEGENKYDAGDPYGLQDAKKGVIFESFPPVLHLHLKRFEYDIHRDAMMKINDRHEFPEEFDASPYLSENADRSEPWVYQLYGVLVHTGELNAGHYYAFLRPTKDGYFYRFDDDRVVRATMKQTLEENFGGDWITLPNGNAGMRQAHFARGYSTKRSMNAYMLVYLRKSRVDDILVEVMKNDVPCHIEKKIAEERAELARRKKEREEQHLYMNVSLISDESFKHHHSFDLTSPDLDPNDPAAPKAYRILRATKVGEFAKQVAEEREVAPEQVRLWVMVNRQNKTTRPDQHLRDMEMSMEQAFNEFGTKNNPFRLWLEIGEPGVDGKVSWPDSRGPNAHTLIFLKYFDVHAQILTGVKHVFVRKHAKVSEISGTILELMNWAPGTSFLLYEEIRHSMIDPMKPKHTFHQSEIQDGDIICFQRSIPESELPPTVIYRNVQQYYDFLLNRILVTFAPIEPNPEQTFTLTLSKKMTYEQFSTKVGEHLKVEPTHLRFAPVIISSGAPKPFIKRNVAQNLGQMLTSPYPGTGYSHRSDVLYYEILETSLSEFEMKKNIKITWLSEGIAKEQIHEVLVAKNGVVSDVIESLQKKANIDDETIRNVRLYEAYSGKIYKELYDTYSVAGITDYVTVFAERIPEDELNMQEGEFRINAFNFDKEPQKAYGCPFKFVVKPGEKFKDTKERLSKRTGIKGKQFERIKFALVSRTPYSKPLYLEDDHILADLTTDSEQQLGLDHVNKNRNFWGRSESFFIR